The Halogranum gelatinilyticum genome includes a window with the following:
- a CDS encoding calcium/sodium antiporter, whose amino-acid sequence MTDLFVPALLFAVSILGLWLGAEWLVSGAAAIARRFGISELVIGLTVVAFGTGLPEAVVTIDAAITGRPDIAVGNVVGSNIVNIAVVLGVVAIIRAAPVSRSLVRRDGTALVATTVLAVIAAADGSFSRLEGGLLLTLWLGYLWWLFRNHGGSSARKRGPSDTRALALAAAKLVVGLVVVVGSGAVLVDAATTLARSFGISEWTIGATVVAVGTSTPELVVSLLALYRGRTGLSLGNVIGSNIVNLFGVLGVAAAIQPITVNPAAFSGMLWLLALVGVFVVALWTGHRLSRVEGGALLSSEVVRWVLGFG is encoded by the coding sequence TTGACCGACCTGTTCGTCCCTGCACTGCTGTTCGCCGTCAGCATCCTCGGTCTCTGGCTCGGCGCGGAGTGGCTCGTGAGCGGTGCTGCGGCCATCGCTCGTCGCTTCGGGATCTCGGAACTGGTCATCGGTCTCACGGTCGTCGCCTTCGGGACCGGTCTGCCCGAGGCCGTCGTGACCATCGACGCGGCCATCACGGGTCGCCCGGACATCGCCGTCGGCAACGTCGTCGGGAGCAACATCGTCAACATCGCGGTCGTTCTCGGCGTCGTCGCGATCATCCGCGCCGCACCCGTCTCGCGTTCGCTCGTCCGCCGTGACGGGACCGCGCTCGTCGCGACGACCGTCCTCGCCGTCATCGCCGCGGCCGACGGCAGCTTCTCGCGGCTGGAGGGCGGTCTCCTCCTCACGCTGTGGCTGGGCTATCTCTGGTGGCTCTTCCGCAACCACGGCGGAAGCTCGGCACGCAAACGGGGGCCGAGCGACACCCGCGCACTCGCGCTCGCCGCCGCCAAGCTCGTCGTCGGTCTCGTCGTCGTCGTCGGCAGCGGCGCGGTCCTCGTCGACGCCGCGACGACGCTCGCGCGGAGCTTCGGAATCTCCGAGTGGACCATCGGCGCGACGGTCGTCGCCGTCGGCACGTCGACGCCGGAACTCGTCGTCTCGTTGCTCGCGCTGTACCGCGGCCGTACCGGTCTCTCGCTCGGCAACGTCATCGGGAGTAACATCGTCAACCTCTTCGGCGTCCTCGGCGTCGCCGCCGCCATCCAGCCCATCACGGTCAACCCGGCCGCCTTCAGCGGGATGCTGTGGCTGCTCGCGCTCGTCGGCGTCTTCGTCGTCGCGCTGTGGACCGGCCACCGACTCTCGCGAGTCGAGGGGGGCGCGCTGTTGAGTTCCGAGGTCGTCCGATGGGTGCTCGGCTTCGGGTGA
- a CDS encoding ArsR/SmtB family transcription factor, whose protein sequence is MFTTSGPSDNKGSEADRTAPLLDVLGDDVAREILRLGNGQVMTVETLAEHCNVSEATVYRRLRQLHDLGLVEKCAQFEAGVVTQGAYRTTMDSLAIRMTENGLSVETGPQDELAEAVETVRNAIDIDAVNYDPKADTVQITIRLDGDDRLKACLGRYLK, encoded by the coding sequence ATGTTTACGACTTCCGGCCCGAGCGACAACAAGGGGTCGGAGGCTGATAGGACCGCACCCCTCCTCGACGTCCTCGGTGACGACGTTGCGCGGGAAATCCTACGGCTCGGTAACGGCCAGGTGATGACCGTCGAAACCCTCGCCGAGCACTGCAACGTCTCGGAGGCGACGGTCTACCGACGGCTCCGACAGCTCCACGACCTCGGCTTGGTCGAGAAATGCGCACAGTTCGAGGCAGGCGTCGTCACGCAAGGTGCGTACCGGACCACGATGGACAGCCTCGCAATCCGGATGACCGAGAACGGCCTCAGCGTCGAAACCGGCCCGCAGGACGAACTCGCCGAGGCGGTCGAGACCGTCCGCAACGCGATCGACATCGACGCCGTCAACTACGACCCGAAGGCGGACACCGTCCAGATCACCATCCGGCTCGACGGTGACGACCGCCTCAAGGCCTGCCTCGGCCGCTATCTCAAGTAA